In uncultured Cohaesibacter sp., a genomic segment contains:
- the clpA gene encoding ATP-dependent Clp protease ATP-binding subunit ClpA produces MPSFSNSLEAALHKALMTANERFQEFATLEHLLFALIDDSDAAAVMRACGVDLDLLEKNLLDYIDNELSNLVMDKGQDSKPTAGFQRVIQRAVIHVQSSGREEVTGANVLVAIFAERESHAAYFLHDQDMTRYDAVNYISHGIAKAPGFSDGVPPSGADDDMEDDFDFDDDEEEGGGKTEALKAYAVNLNDKARDGKIDILIGRDAEIHRTIQVLCRRSKNNPLFVGDPGVGKTAIAEGLAKRIVDDKVPDVLKGATIFSLDMGTLLAGTRYRGDFEERLKRVIKEIEEFDGAILFIDEIHTVIGAGATSGGAMDASNLLKPSLAAGNLRCMGSTTYKEYRQFFEKDRALVRRFQKIDVNEPSIPDAIDILKGLKPYFEDYHSVKFSNDAIKSAVELSARYIHDRKLPDKAIDVIDETGAAQQLLPASRRRKSISVKEVEATVATMARIPPKTVSKDDREVLSNLEVNLKRMVYGQDQAIDALTSQIKLARAGLREPEKPIGSYLFSGPTGVGKTEVTRQLADLMGVELLRFDMSEYMEKHTISRLIGAPPGYVGFDQGGLLTDGVDQHPHCVLLLDEIEKAHPDLYNILLQVMDHGKLTDHNGKQVDFRNVILVMTTNAGAAEMDKPAIGFTQSERSGDDEEAINKLFTPEFRNRLDAVIPFAALPTDVIHQVVRKFVMQLEAQLADRGVTFELTDAATAWLAKKGYDPKMGARPLGRVIQEHIKRPLAEEILFGKLIKGGTVRVDIDLDNMEKLFLTVIDDEEPVKAEANPITKAKPKGTAKAAAKPEEKKGGRRTSSKKKASVPSVAKLDKK; encoded by the coding sequence GTGCCATCATTTTCTAACAGTCTGGAAGCTGCTTTGCACAAGGCTCTGATGACCGCGAATGAGCGGTTTCAGGAGTTTGCAACACTCGAACATCTGCTGTTCGCATTGATTGATGACAGCGATGCGGCGGCAGTGATGCGCGCCTGTGGAGTGGATTTGGATCTGTTGGAAAAGAATCTGCTCGACTATATCGACAATGAGCTTTCCAATCTGGTGATGGACAAGGGGCAGGATTCCAAGCCGACAGCCGGTTTCCAGCGCGTTATCCAGCGCGCGGTCATTCATGTGCAGTCCTCGGGCCGCGAAGAGGTTACCGGAGCCAATGTTCTGGTTGCCATTTTTGCCGAACGGGAGAGCCATGCCGCCTATTTCCTGCATGATCAGGACATGACCCGCTATGATGCGGTCAATTATATTTCCCATGGTATCGCAAAGGCGCCCGGTTTTTCCGATGGCGTGCCGCCTTCTGGCGCGGATGATGACATGGAAGACGATTTCGATTTCGATGATGACGAGGAAGAGGGCGGCGGCAAGACAGAAGCGCTCAAGGCCTATGCCGTCAATCTGAATGACAAGGCTCGGGACGGCAAGATTGATATCCTGATCGGGCGCGACGCCGAAATCCACCGCACCATTCAGGTGCTTTGCCGCCGGTCCAAGAATAACCCCCTGTTTGTCGGTGACCCCGGCGTTGGCAAGACGGCGATTGCTGAAGGTCTGGCCAAACGGATCGTTGACGACAAGGTGCCTGATGTTCTCAAGGGGGCTACCATTTTCTCGCTCGATATGGGCACCCTGCTGGCAGGGACCCGCTATCGCGGTGATTTTGAAGAGCGCCTCAAACGCGTCATCAAGGAAATCGAGGAATTTGACGGGGCGATCCTGTTCATTGACGAGATTCATACGGTGATCGGAGCGGGTGCCACGTCTGGCGGCGCCATGGATGCTTCCAACCTGCTCAAGCCATCCCTTGCCGCGGGCAATCTTAGATGCATGGGGTCGACCACCTACAAGGAATATCGCCAGTTCTTCGAGAAGGACCGCGCCCTTGTGCGCCGTTTCCAGAAAATCGATGTCAATGAGCCATCTATTCCCGATGCGATTGATATCCTCAAGGGGCTGAAGCCTTATTTCGAGGATTATCACAGCGTCAAATTCTCCAATGACGCCATCAAATCGGCGGTGGAGCTTTCGGCGCGCTATATTCATGACAGGAAATTACCGGACAAGGCGATTGACGTGATCGACGAGACGGGGGCTGCTCAGCAGTTGCTGCCTGCCTCGCGTCGGCGCAAGAGCATTTCGGTAAAGGAAGTGGAAGCCACGGTTGCCACCATGGCCCGCATTCCGCCAAAGACCGTTTCCAAGGACGACAGGGAAGTGCTGTCCAATCTGGAAGTCAATCTCAAGCGGATGGTCTATGGTCAGGATCAGGCCATTGATGCCCTGACCAGCCAGATCAAGCTGGCCCGGGCCGGTTTGCGCGAGCCGGAAAAGCCCATCGGCAGCTATCTCTTCTCTGGCCCCACCGGGGTTGGCAAGACCGAGGTGACGCGGCAACTGGCCGATCTGATGGGCGTGGAACTGCTGCGCTTTGACATGTCCGAATATATGGAGAAGCACACCATCTCCCGCCTGATCGGCGCGCCTCCGGGCTATGTCGGCTTTGATCAGGGTGGCCTGCTGACCGATGGCGTTGACCAGCATCCCCATTGTGTGCTGCTGCTCGACGAAATCGAGAAGGCGCATCCGGATCTCTATAATATCCTGTTGCAGGTGATGGATCATGGCAAGCTCACCGACCATAACGGCAAGCAGGTTGACTTCCGCAATGTCATTCTGGTGATGACGACGAATGCCGGTGCAGCCGAAATGGACAAGCCCGCGATCGGCTTTACCCAGAGCGAGCGCTCTGGCGATGACGAGGAAGCGATCAACAAGCTGTTCACGCCGGAATTCCGCAACCGTCTGGATGCTGTCATTCCGTTTGCTGCCCTGCCGACGGACGTCATTCATCAGGTGGTGCGCAAATTCGTTATGCAGCTGGAAGCCCAGTTGGCTGACCGTGGCGTGACCTTCGAATTGACCGACGCGGCCACCGCCTGGCTTGCCAAGAAGGGTTATGATCCGAAGATGGGTGCCCGTCCGCTCGGGCGCGTCATTCAGGAACATATCAAACGGCCATTGGCCGAGGAGATCCTGTTTGGCAAGCTGATCAAGGGTGGCACGGTGCGCGTCGATATCGATCTGGACAATATGGAAAAGCTGTTCCTGACCGTGATCGACGACGAAGAGCCGGTCAAGGCCGAGGCGAACCCGATCACGAAGGCCAAGCCGAAAGGCACCGCCAAAGCTGCCGCCAAACCCGAAGAGAAAAAGGGTGGACGCCGCACGTCTTCCAAAAAGAAGGCTTCGGTTCCCAGCGTTGCCAAGCTTGACAAGAAATGA
- the clpS gene encoding ATP-dependent Clp protease adapter ClpS: MSKDIRRLDEDEDLGVTTKSKPKTKRPNMYRVLLLNDDFTPMEFVVHVLEAFFNKGREDATRIMLHVHHHGVGECGVFTYEVAETKVSQVMDFAHQHQHPLQCIMEKK, encoded by the coding sequence ATGAGTAAGGATATTCGTCGCCTGGATGAAGATGAAGACCTTGGGGTCACAACAAAATCGAAACCCAAGACCAAGCGTCCTAATATGTATAGGGTCCTGCTGTTGAATGATGACTTCACGCCAATGGAGTTTGTCGTTCACGTTCTGGAAGCGTTTTTCAACAAGGGCCGAGAAGATGCAACCCGTATCATGCTTCACGTTCACCATCATGGTGTTGGGGAGTGTGGTGTCTTTACCTATGAGGTGGCGGAGACGAAGGTGAGCCAGGTCATGGATTTCGCACATCAACACCAGCACCCGCTGCAATGCATCATGGAAAAAAAGTGA